In a genomic window of Streptomyces koelreuteriae:
- a CDS encoding sigma-70 family RNA polymerase sigma factor — translation MITPALPLSSERSPSADESITAWALAARGGDSAAVDHFVRALHRDVIRYVAHLCADPQAVDDLAQDTFLRALGSLHRFEGRSSARVWLLAIARRAVADSLRYTAVRPRPADLTDWELAVELAQPRGLPGFDDGVALLELLDGLPEERREAFVLTQLLGLPYAEAAALSDCPVGTVRSRVARARATLMALLAEAEETPAPALAAA, via the coding sequence GTGATCACTCCTGCCCTGCCCCTTTCATCCGAGCGCAGCCCGTCGGCCGACGAGTCGATAACCGCCTGGGCGCTGGCCGCCCGCGGTGGCGACTCCGCGGCCGTCGACCACTTCGTGCGCGCCCTGCACCGTGACGTCATCCGCTACGTCGCCCATCTGTGCGCCGATCCGCAGGCCGTGGACGATCTCGCGCAGGACACGTTCCTGCGGGCGCTCGGCAGTCTGCACCGCTTCGAGGGCCGCTCCTCGGCGCGCGTCTGGCTGCTGGCCATCGCCCGGCGTGCGGTCGCGGACAGCCTCCGGTACACCGCCGTGCGTCCCCGCCCGGCCGATCTGACGGACTGGGAGCTGGCGGTCGAGCTCGCCCAGCCGCGCGGCCTGCCCGGCTTCGACGACGGCGTGGCCCTGCTCGAGCTGCTGGACGGACTGCCGGAGGAGCGCCGTGAGGCGTTCGTCCTCACACAGCTCCTCGGTCTGCCGTACGCGGAGGCCGCCGCGCTGAGCGACTGCCCGGTCGGCACGGTCCGCTCCCGGGTGGCCCGTGCCCGGGCGACGCTCATGGCCCTGCTCGCCGAGGCGGAGGAAACGCCGGCGCCCGCCCTGGCCGCGGCCTGA